In Actinomycetota bacterium, a single window of DNA contains:
- a CDS encoding TetR/AcrR family transcriptional regulator C-terminal domain-containing protein has translation AFLAPLQAAGFGDRQAGLAFFLLVDYTIGFAVSSPVTSVNEHRVRDPATRAQLHQFFRSLPPDRFPALVALGEHIWVDNRDERFRAGLQVLVQGLAHAQLTQRPAPQGRPTTTTPAPDHTQPGHD, from the coding sequence GGCCTTCCTGGCCCCCCTGCAGGCCGCCGGGTTCGGCGACCGCCAGGCCGGGCTGGCCTTTTTCCTGCTCGTCGACTACACCATCGGCTTTGCCGTCAGCAGCCCGGTGACCTCGGTCAACGAACACCGCGTCCGCGACCCGGCGACCAGGGCCCAGCTGCACCAGTTCTTCCGCTCCCTGCCTCCTGACCGCTTCCCGGCCCTGGTCGCCCTGGGCGAACACATCTGGGTCGACAACCGCGACGAGCGGTTCCGCGCCGGCCTCCAGGTCCTGGTCCAAGGGCTGGCCCACGCCCAACTGACCCAGCGACCAGCACCCCAGGGCCGACCAACGACCACCACCCCAGCACCCGACCACACCCAACCAGGCCATGACTAA